GTCAACCCCTACGTCACGCTGATCGCCGCCTACGAGCGGCTGATCCACGGCCGTGGCCGTGAGATCGGACCGGAGATCGCGGGCTCGCCGACGGTCGCACACGCCGGACCGGACGCCGCGATGCGTTCCGACGTCCAGGAAGGCCGCGAGAACTAGCGCCCGCGGGGTTTTGAAAGGGAGATCAGGACGTGGGCCTCAATCGCCGACATTTCCTTGCCGCCACGGCCGCGCTCGGCGCATTTCCGGCCCCGGCGGCCGCGGCGCAAAAACCCTATCCGACGCGGCCGGTCCGCCTGATCGTGCCCTACCGGCCCGGTGCCGGCACCGCGATCGGGGCCGACTATGTCGCGCATGCGGAAGCGGACGGCTACACCTTCCTGCTCGGCGACCTCGCGACCTATGCGGCCAATCCGAGCCTCTACAAGAAGCTCTCCTACGACCCGCGGAAGGATTTCAGCCCGATCAGCCTCACGGGGCGCTTTGCCGTCGTGCTGCTCGTCAACACCAATAAGCTGAAGGTCAGCTCGCTCGCCGAACTGGTCGACGCGGCGAAGAAGGCGCCGGGCGTGATTGACTACGCCAGCGGCGGCGTCGGCAATCCATTCCACCTCGCGTCGGAAATGCTGGCGCAGGCTGCCGGCATCAAGCTCAACCACATCCCCTACAAGGGCGCGGCGCCCGCGCTCCAGGATCTCGTGGCCGGACAGGTCGGCATGATGTTCGTCGATTTCGCGACCGCGCGGTCACAGCTCGCGACGCCGGGCATCAAGGCGCTGGCGGTCGCTGCCACCAGCGAGCTGCCCGGGCTGCCCGGCGTGCCGACGGTTGCATCGAGCTATCCCGGCTTCGAAGTCTGGGCGTGGCAGGGTTTTGTGGCGCCGGCGGCGACCCCGGCTGAGATCAT
This genomic interval from Bradyrhizobium sp. NP1 contains the following:
- a CDS encoding tripartite tricarboxylate transporter substrate-binding protein, coding for MGLNRRHFLAATAALGAFPAPAAAAQKPYPTRPVRLIVPYRPGAGTAIGADYVAHAEADGYTFLLGDLATYAANPSLYKKLSYDPRKDFSPISLTGRFAVVLLVNTNKLKVSSLAELVDAAKKAPGVIDYASGGVGNPFHLASEMLAQAAGIKLNHIPYKGAAPALQDLVAGQVGMMFVDFATARSQLATPGIKALAVAATSELPGLPGVPTVASSYPGFEVWAWQGFVAPAATPAEIIARLRESYIGAIGDAEIRKKLNEAGIDVLQSTPAEFASYMNDEAQKWAKVIKTANIQID